The following nucleotide sequence is from Firmicutes bacterium ASF500.
AAGGTGGCGCAGTACTCCTTGGCCATGGAGATGGTCTTCTTGTTGCTGCCCCAGATGCCCATGGGCACCATGCCGGCGGCGTACACCAGCTCCTCGGGGGCGTAGTAGGGCAGGACGCCCACGACCTTCTTGCCCTCGGCCTTGAAGGCCTGGATCTGGCGGCGGGGATGCTCGGAAATCTCCGCGAATTCCTTCAGCAGTACCTCAATGCTCATTGCTCAGCCCTCCTTGTTCTCGGCGTTGGCCTCCATGGCCTCCACCAGTCCCTGGACCCGGGTCTCATACTGGGCCTCGTTGAAGTTGCGGGGGTCGGCCTGGTCGCCGTCGAAGCCGGCGCAGGGGATGCCCAGGTCCTCGGTAAAGCGGCGCTGCATCTCGGCCATGTAGCCGGACCAGGGCTTGCAGGAGCGGTTGTAGTGGACCAGCACGCCGTCCACCTTGTTGTCCTTGCAGATGCCCTCGCGCCAGGACACGCCCTGCTCGATGCACACGGAGTTGGGGGCCTTGTAGTAGGCGCGGACCATCTCGTCCATGTTGTTGTACACGAAGCCGAAGGCGGGGGCGTACACCACGGCGGTGACGTTGACGCCGTGCTCCTTCAGGGGCTTGAACAGGTTGGGCAGCTTGGGCCAGCAGGGGATGCCCTCGAACATGACCCGGTACTTCTCGGGGAAGGGGGTGGTGGTCTTGCCCACCTTCACGGCCTCGGCCAGGTCCTTCTCCAGCTGCTCAAAGGCCTCGGCGGCCTGGACGCGGCCCCGGGCGGTGACCACGTCGGCCATGTGGTTGAACAGGTCGAAGCCGGAGTAGGGGGCGGGCTTATACTGGAGGTAGTCGCACACCCGCAGCCAGGCGCTGGCGGTGCGGTTGGCGTTGGCGCAGGCCTCCTCGAACTTCTTCTCGTCGAACTTCTTGCCGGTCAGCTCCTCCAGCTGCTTGATGGCGTGGTCGAACTGGGCCCGGACATAGGCCACGTTGGTGTCGTGGACCTCCACGGTGTTGTTGTAGGGGATGTCGATCATGATCAGGGGCACGTTGCACATACGGGCGATGTTCTCATACCACTTGGTCATGCAGTTGCAGATGTTGTTGCAGCACAGCACGAAGTCGGGCTGGGGCATCCGCATCTGACGGTAGGGCTTAATGGCCTCCCGGCGGAAGTTCTTGTAGGCGATCTCCTTCTCGGTGGTCTCGGGCAGGGCCTCGATCTCATGGATGTCGTCCAGGACGGTGTAGGGCTGCATGGTCTTGGGGTCCTTGACGGGCTTGCCGTCCTCACCCATGACCACCTTGCCGTTCTCGTCCTTCAGGGGACGGCCGCTGGCGGGGTTGATGACAAACTCCAGGGTCTCGGGGTCGAACTTGCGGCTGGCCCGCTTGCCGGCGGCGTAGGCCAGGGAGATGCGGGCGTAGCCGCAGATGTCGTTGTCAAAGCCCAGCTCCTCGGCGGCCTTGCACATGATCTCGCCGTCACGGTTGGCGGCGATGCCGGCGGCCTGGTTTTCCGGGTACATCACGTTCAGGCCAAAGGCCTCGGCCAGCTCGCAGGGGAACTTGGAGCTGGACCAGCCCACCAGCTTGCCCTCCTTCTTGGCCACGCGGGCGTCGGCGTAGACATCCTCTACGACCTTGCGCAGCGCCAGTACGCCGGGGCTAACTTCTTTTGCCATGGTAAATTCCTCCTAACTGAATTTGGTTGTGAGGTTATTGGGTCCTTTTCGCAGGGGCGGCCTGTGGCCGCCCGCCACATTGATTTGTTCTTTCACGGGCGGCCACAGGCCGCCCCTGCGCGGGGTGCGCCCGTAGGGGCCGACGACCCCGGCGGCCCGTTCTCTCAGGGCTCCGCAGAGGCCCGGAAACGGCGCGCCGGGTCGTCGCGCCCTACACAGGCGGATCGTACTCTGCCCTTAGATTTTCGTCACAACAGGCTTCCCGTTCTCGTCCAGAAGGACGGTCAGCCCGCCGGAGCTTCCCTCGTGACGCCAGAGGTAGTTCACGCCGGTCTCGCGGTCAACCCAGATTTCGAACGTAGCCAAAACGCCCTGGCTGTAGATCTTTTGGAAACGGTCCATTTTGTGTCACTTCCGCCTTTTTAAACCTTGGTTTCCCGAATAATTCTGGCTGCGTCCTGCGGGTCCTTTGCGGTAGCTTCCACTAGCTTTGCGAGGGTCTCAAGCAATGCGTTCAATTCGGCATTCGCCATTTCTGCCACCGTTCCTTTCGTTTTCTCATTCATATACACAATAAAATCACTTCTGTGCCTTCTGATACTTCTGATAGGCGAACAGGGCCGCGCCCAGGGCGCCGTTGTACTGGGTCAGGGGCGAGGTGTGAATCTCACGGCCCAGGGCCTCCTGGAGGGCGTTCACCACCCCGGTGTTCTGGGCCACGCCGCCGGTCATGACCACCTGGTCCTGGACTCCAATTCGGTGAGCCAGTCCGGCCACCCGGGAGGCCACCGACTGGTGGATGCCGTTGATGATGTCCCGCTTGTCGGTGCCCATGGACAGCTGGCTGATGACCTCGCTCTCGGCGAAGACGGTGCAAGTAGAGCTGATGCCCACATACTTGGTGGACTGAGCCCCCAGCGCGCCCAGGTCCTGCACGTCCACCTCCAGCACCCGGGCCATCACGTCCAGGAACCGGCCTGTACCGGCGGCGCACTTGTCATTCATCTGGAAGTTGGTCATCACGCCGTTTTCCACCCGCATGACCTTCACGTCCTGACCGCCGATGTCGATGACGGTCCTGACCTCCGGGAAGAGGAAGGCCGCGCCCTTGCCGTGACAGCTCAGCTCGCTCATCTGGCTGTCGGCGAACTCCTCCAGGGAGTTGCGGCCGTAGCCGGTGGCTAAGATGAAGGACATCTCCTCCCGGGTCTTGCCGGCCTCCTGGAGCACCTGATCAATGGCCCGCTGAGGCCCGCTGGTGCCCGCCCCCACGTCGATGAGGGACTTGGCGACGATCTCCTTGCCGTCGGCCAGCATGATGCACTTGGAGGCGGTGGAACCGATGTCGATTCCCAGGGTGTAGATACTCATATGGTTGTTTCTCCTTGTGATTCTTGTGGGCCCATGTAGGGGCCGACGACCCCGGCGGCCCGTTCTCACAGGCCTCCGCAGGGACCCGGAAACGGCGCGCCGGGTCGTCGCGCCCTACACACAAATTGCTCACATCTTATTTATGCCCGTCCTCGTAATCCTTGATAGTCCTGGGCAGGAGCATCTGGTGGAAGGGGCAGATGGAGGCGGGGTTCTGGTAGCAGGAGTCGGCGAAGGCCACGATGTAGTTGCGCATCATGGGCATGTCAACCACCTCGTCCACCAGGCCGGCCTGGGCGCAGAACAGGGGCTGAGACTTCACGTTGTAGTCGTCGATGAGGGCGTTCATCTTGTCGATGGTGGGCTGGAGGTCCTTGCCCGCTTTCTGGTCCTTAGCCAGACGGCCGGTGTACATGGCGTTGGCGGCGGTCTTGCCGTTCATGACGTTGATCTCGGTGGCCGCGGTGCCCAGAGAGAAAGCGTTGTTGTCGTTGCCCTGGGGGCCGCCCAGGACGTAGTGAGCGGCGGCGGTGCCCCGGCGGAGGGTAATCTCCATCATGGGCAGGCCGGAGGACTGGATGGAGTAGATCAGGGACTGGCCCAGGCCCAGCAGCTCGGCGACCTCGGCGTCGTCGCCCACGTCGATGCCGGTGGTGTCCTGAATCCACACCATGGGCAGGCGGTCACGGGCGCAGAGGGTGACGAACTCGTTCATCTTGATGAGGCCCTGGCGGTACAGCTTGCCGCCCGCGCCCATAGCCTGGCCGTACTTGGCCATCTTATACTCGGGGTAGTTGGGGAAAATGCCCTGCTGGTTGGCGACCACGCCCACCAGGAGACCGTCCACCTTGGCGATGCCGGTAATCATCTCGGGACCGTAGCCCTTCTTATACTCCATGAACTGGCTGCCGTCGAAGAGGCGGCCCAGGACGGAATACATGTCGTAGGGGCGGTTCTTGTTGTTCAGCACCAGGTCGTACAGCTCCGCGTCGGACATGGCGGGGGACTGGGGGGTGTCCACACGGAAGAACTCCAGGTCGAAGGTGGGCAGCATGTCAACATACTTCTTGATGCCGGCGATGACGCCCTCCTGCTCAGTGTACACCTCGCGGAAGAAGCCGGTCTCGCCGTAGTGGATGGAGACGGACCCGGGAGGATCGGCACGCAGGCCCTTGGTGGCCTCGATCTGGGCCAGAGCGGCCTCCATATCCACATGGGGCTTGGGGTTCATGCCGCCCACGATGCCCGCGCCGCCCACGGCCATGTTGGCCTTCTGGTGGGCCACCAGCACGGTGGGGGAGATGGAGTGATAGCCGCCGCCGGCGGGGTTGGTGCCGTGGATGCCCACGATGACGGGGATGCCCATCTGATTCAGCTCAGAGTTGCGGTAGAAGGGGGTGCCGCCGCCCCGGCGGTTGGGGTAGACCTTCTCCTGCTTGTCCAGCTCCACGCCGGCGCACTCCAGCAGGTAGATCAGGGGGATGCGCAGCCGCTTGGCGGTGTCGCTGCCCCGGAGCAGGTTGTCCGCCTGACCGGGCACCCAGGTGCCGGCGTGCTTCTTGTTGTCGCTGGCGATGATGCAGCACCACTTGCCGTTCACCCGGCCCAGGCCCTTGACGATGGAGGTGGAGCCGTTCTTGTTGTGCTCGGGGTTGTACAGGCTGTTCAGGGGGCACCAGGTGCCCGCGTCCACCAGCAGGGAGACGCGCTGCATGGCGGTAAGCTGGCCCTTGGCGTTCATGTCCTCGTCGGCCTTGCCGGAGCTGAGCGCGTCCACGATGTGGGCGTGGATATCGTCCTCAATGGCCCGCAGCTCATCCACGTTCTCCTTGTTGGCCTTGACAGGCTTGCCCACCACGGGCATGTTCTGGAAGTATTTTGGCATGGAATAATTACCCAATGTAAACTCCTCCTAATGTTTGGTTGGTTTCGTGCGCAGGGGCCAGCAACCCCGGCGGCCCGTTCTCTCAGACCTCCGCTGGGGCCCGGAAACGGCGCGCCGGGTCGTCGCGCCCTACATATGGCCCCGCAGGGCCAAGCTCCCCCTTTGGGGGAGCTGTCAGCCGCAGGCTGACTGAGAGGGCCCTCTCCGGCCCTTCGGGCCACCTCCCCCAGAGGGGGAGGTTTTTTCTGCCCTCCTGCAGCGTATTCTTACTCCTTGGGAATCTTAATAAAGGCCTGGCCGGGGTCGATCTCCTCCCGGATGATGCGCAGGATCTCCTGGTCGGGGTCGGGGAAGATCTCGGCCTTGGAGCAGTCGATCTCGAAGCCGGTGTTCTCCTGGACGATCTCGGGGGTGACGCCGGGGAACATATAGGCGCAGTACATGCGCTTGGTCTGCTCGTCGAACTTCATGATGCCCAGGTCGGTGACCACCATCTGGGGGCCCCGGTTGCCGGGCAGGCCCACCTTCTCACGGCCGCCGGGGCCGTCCATCCAGCCGCAGGAGGTGATATAGTCGATGTGCTCCATGAAGCGGCGCTTCTGGTGCTGCATCATGATGATGGTGTTGCAATAAGTGGCGATGCCGTTGGCGCCGCCG
It contains:
- the gcdA gene encoding Glutaconyl-CoA decarboxylase subunit alpha; its protein translation is MGNYSMPKYFQNMPVVGKPVKANKENVDELRAIEDDIHAHIVDALSSGKADEDMNAKGQLTAMQRVSLLVDAGTWCPLNSLYNPEHNKNGSTSIVKGLGRVNGKWCCIIASDNKKHAGTWVPGQADNLLRGSDTAKRLRIPLIYLLECAGVELDKQEKVYPNRRGGGTPFYRNSELNQMGIPVIVGIHGTNPAGGGYHSISPTVLVAHQKANMAVGGAGIVGGMNPKPHVDMEAALAQIEATKGLRADPPGSVSIHYGETGFFREVYTEQEGVIAGIKKYVDMLPTFDLEFFRVDTPQSPAMSDAELYDLVLNNKNRPYDMYSVLGRLFDGSQFMEYKKGYGPEMITGIAKVDGLLVGVVANQQGIFPNYPEYKMAKYGQAMGAGGKLYRQGLIKMNEFVTLCARDRLPMVWIQDTTGIDVGDDAEVAELLGLGQSLIYSIQSSGLPMMEITLRRGTAAAHYVLGGPQGNDNNAFSLGTAATEINVMNGKTAANAMYTGRLAKDQKAGKDLQPTIDKMNALIDDYNVKSQPLFCAQAGLVDEVVDMPMMRNYIVAFADSCYQNPASICPFHQMLLPRTIKDYEDGHK
- the hgdA gene encoding (R)-2-hydroxyglutaryl-CoA dehydratase, subunit alpha — translated: MAKEVSPGVLALRKVVEDVYADARVAKKEGKLVGWSSSKFPCELAEAFGLNVMYPENQAAGIAANRDGEIMCKAAEELGFDNDICGYARISLAYAAGKRASRKFDPETLEFVINPASGRPLKDENGKVVMGEDGKPVKDPKTMQPYTVLDDIHEIEALPETTEKEIAYKNFRREAIKPYRQMRMPQPDFVLCCNNICNCMTKWYENIARMCNVPLIMIDIPYNNTVEVHDTNVAYVRAQFDHAIKQLEELTGKKFDEKKFEEACANANRTASAWLRVCDYLQYKPAPYSGFDLFNHMADVVTARGRVQAAEAFEQLEKDLAEAVKVGKTTTPFPEKYRVMFEGIPCWPKLPNLFKPLKEHGVNVTAVVYAPAFGFVYNNMDEMVRAYYKAPNSVCIEQGVSWREGICKDNKVDGVLVHYNRSCKPWSGYMAEMQRRFTEDLGIPCAGFDGDQADPRNFNEAQYETRVQGLVEAMEANAENKEG
- the hgdC gene encoding (R)-2-hydroxyglutaryl-CoA dehydratase activating ATPase — encoded protein: MSIYTLGIDIGSTASKCIMLADGKEIVAKSLIDVGAGTSGPQRAIDQVLQEAGKTREEMSFILATGYGRNSLEEFADSQMSELSCHGKGAAFLFPEVRTVIDIGGQDVKVMRVENGVMTNFQMNDKCAAGTGRFLDVMARVLEVDVQDLGALGAQSTKYVGISSTCTVFAESEVISQLSMGTDKRDIINGIHQSVASRVAGLAHRIGVQDQVVMTGGVAQNTGVVNALQEALGREIHTSPLTQYNGALGAALFAYQKYQKAQK